One window of Halorussus sp. MSC15.2 genomic DNA carries:
- a CDS encoding DUF4330 domain-containing protein, which yields MKLIDDKGRLLGTINIIDALVVLLVLAVAGAGTALVLGGDNQPANATQALTDNTTTVATFEITGVQPYVADAITEGRIGTDSITAVENKSVRPTEVIVRDQNGTLHERQHPRKQTVTLRVSLNTTTTDEDITFQDKPLEVGRQLTLDFGHVTVKGTVTNLASDN from the coding sequence ATGAAGCTCATCGACGACAAGGGCCGTCTCCTCGGCACCATCAATATCATCGACGCACTCGTTGTCCTGCTCGTCCTCGCAGTCGCCGGTGCTGGCACCGCGCTCGTACTCGGAGGCGACAACCAACCCGCCAACGCGACACAGGCGTTGACAGACAACACGACCACCGTAGCCACCTTCGAAATAACCGGCGTCCAGCCCTACGTCGCCGACGCCATCACGGAAGGTCGAATCGGCACGGACAGCATCACCGCCGTCGAGAACAAATCCGTGCGACCGACCGAGGTCATCGTCAGGGACCAGAACGGGACACTCCACGAACGCCAACATCCGCGCAAACAAACCGTCACGCTCCGCGTTTCGCTCAACACTACGACGACGGACGAGGACATCACGTTCCAAGATAAGCCGCTCGAAGTCGGTCGCCAACTCACGCTGGACTTCGGCCATGTCACCGTGAAAGGAACCGTCACGAATCTCGCAAGCGATAACTGA
- a CDS encoding flippase, producing MTNISESLNSLFKSGILLIFATYLDHAISFVGKALISRYLGRVDFGAVSIGLTIVLTIQIIALLGMNTGVAQILPRLETLEERQDLVDSGLQLTIFLSIILSILAFIAAPFLSRYVFQDPSLTKIVQAFAIIGPFAVLTRYVIGTMRGLELTTPKVVIRHVVRPGVRLLLIAFAISLGLGTFGGILAYTIPFIVCGIVSLWYLWKYAPMQGLFTQPTQHRELLEFSAPLAITGLMSLVLSDIDTYLLAYFSSTGTVGIYHVIYPLANLLTTVLGAFIFLAMPLLSKHHANGELNEMSQIYKMTVKWLFILSLPIFLMMTSFPRLIIQLTFGDEYVRGAIALTILAIGFFGSVIAGPTMNCLTSIGRTKVVMYNTIAIAVVNFGLNIAFIPRLGISGAALATAFSYILLNIIGLVELYHFVNIQPLSKQLGWVAFISIPSFFAMNFALSSIFAGILQMASAIILFLLVHLFVVWTFALGTEELVFVNEMEDKLGITLTNSGG from the coding sequence ATGACAAACATTTCCGAATCTCTAAACTCTCTTTTTAAGAGTGGAATACTGCTAATCTTCGCAACATATCTCGACCACGCTATTTCGTTCGTTGGAAAAGCGCTTATCTCAAGATATCTCGGTCGGGTTGATTTCGGGGCAGTCTCAATCGGACTTACCATTGTACTCACAATACAGATAATTGCGCTTCTGGGTATGAATACAGGAGTTGCTCAAATCCTCCCACGGTTAGAGACATTAGAAGAACGTCAAGATTTGGTTGACTCAGGCCTCCAATTAACGATATTTCTCTCAATTATTCTATCAATATTGGCCTTTATCGCAGCACCGTTTCTTAGTCGCTATGTATTCCAGGATCCGTCATTAACGAAAATAGTTCAGGCATTCGCCATTATTGGGCCGTTTGCAGTACTCACGCGTTATGTGATTGGTACAATGCGTGGGCTTGAATTAACCACTCCAAAAGTCGTTATCAGACATGTTGTACGGCCGGGAGTTCGCTTATTACTTATCGCCTTCGCCATCTCATTAGGACTAGGAACCTTCGGAGGGATACTGGCATATACTATTCCTTTCATCGTCTGTGGTATTGTCAGTCTGTGGTACCTCTGGAAGTATGCGCCGATGCAAGGATTATTCACCCAGCCGACACAGCACCGTGAGCTATTAGAATTTTCTGCACCGCTTGCTATTACGGGCCTTATGTCGCTTGTACTATCGGACATTGACACATATCTACTAGCTTACTTTAGTTCAACTGGAACTGTCGGTATTTATCACGTCATCTATCCATTGGCAAATTTACTGACTACGGTCTTAGGTGCATTTATCTTCCTTGCCATGCCACTACTTTCAAAACACCACGCAAACGGAGAGTTAAACGAGATGAGTCAAATATATAAAATGACCGTGAAATGGCTGTTCATTTTGAGTCTTCCAATATTCCTCATGATGACTTCATTCCCACGGTTAATAATTCAGCTTACATTCGGAGATGAGTATGTAAGAGGGGCGATAGCGCTTACGATTCTTGCTATAGGTTTCTTTGGTTCCGTTATTGCTGGGCCAACCATGAATTGCCTAACTTCGATTGGCCGAACAAAAGTGGTCATGTATAACACTATCGCTATTGCAGTCGTGAACTTTGGGCTTAATATAGCTTTTATTCCACGGTTAGGCATCTCTGGTGCCGCTTTGGCGACAGCGTTTTCGTACATACTACTAAACATTATCGGACTGGTCGAGTTGTACCATTTTGTCAACATTCAGCCTTTATCAAAACAACTCGGATGGGTAGCATTCATAAGCATTCCGAGCTTTTTTGCAATGAACTTTGCTTTATCCAGTATATTCGCTGGTATACTCCAAATGGCCTCTGCTATCATCCTTTTCCTACTTGTGCACCTCTTTGTTGTATGGACATTCGCATTAGGAACAGAAGAGCTTGTTTTCGTTAACGAAATGGAGGACAAACTCGGGATAACGCTAACCAACTCCGGCGGATGA
- a CDS encoding sulfatase gives MVRIALVVLDTLRKDFFDKHFQWLPGIRFENAWTTSHWTAPAHASLFTGKYPSEHGVHAKNQKLNVEQATLPEILTKNGYSTRAYSANPNISPAFNFDRGFDIFSGNYRVQALQDEVFDWAEFFKMNEGTGPKRYIRALTGCFKNDCKTLLSVKYGLQMSLQNRGLWSPKDSGVSNARTWLANQNFSSSEFVFINLMEAHTPYDEIPKEAQTHLDYSPPSELGLENKESPPDASVKTAYDDAAEYLSQKYKDIFEKLADDMDYVITIADHGELLGEHGYWGHDYGLYPELIKVPLVVYDGSSKDKKRDDITSLLDVHKTILDIADVDNQHSRGRHLLKDKEPVPRLIEGHGLRERRKAKLISDGFNPEPYDTQLRGIIHPPSNYGYQTNEKWVVENGKSENLKKSLDKIVEDLDTKETGSADVEISEGTLQQLRDMGYA, from the coding sequence ATGGTTCGAATCGCTTTAGTGGTTCTTGATACTCTCAGGAAGGATTTTTTCGATAAACACTTCCAATGGCTTCCTGGAATCCGATTCGAGAACGCCTGGACAACATCGCACTGGACGGCACCCGCCCATGCATCACTCTTTACCGGAAAGTATCCCTCAGAACATGGGGTACACGCCAAAAACCAGAAGCTCAACGTAGAACAAGCAACCCTACCAGAAATCCTCACAAAAAACGGTTATTCGACACGAGCTTACTCTGCGAATCCAAATATTTCGCCCGCGTTCAATTTTGACCGTGGTTTTGATATTTTTAGCGGGAACTATCGCGTTCAGGCTCTTCAAGATGAGGTATTCGATTGGGCAGAGTTCTTCAAAATGAACGAAGGGACCGGCCCCAAACGGTATATTCGGGCTCTTACTGGGTGTTTTAAGAACGATTGTAAAACACTTTTGTCGGTAAAATATGGGTTACAAATGTCTCTTCAGAATCGTGGACTATGGTCGCCAAAGGATAGCGGTGTAAGTAATGCCCGTACATGGTTAGCGAATCAGAACTTCAGCTCCTCCGAATTCGTTTTCATCAATTTAATGGAAGCTCACACACCATATGATGAAATCCCAAAAGAAGCGCAAACACATCTAGACTACTCTCCCCCCTCTGAATTAGGCCTTGAGAATAAAGAATCACCACCTGATGCATCGGTAAAGACGGCATACGATGACGCTGCGGAATATCTTTCGCAAAAATATAAGGATATTTTTGAAAAGTTAGCAGACGATATGGATTATGTAATTACAATTGCTGATCACGGCGAACTGCTTGGAGAACATGGGTATTGGGGTCATGACTATGGGTTATACCCCGAGCTCATTAAGGTGCCATTAGTTGTCTATGATGGATCAAGTAAGGACAAGAAGCGGGACGATATCACCAGTTTGCTAGATGTACATAAAACAATCTTGGATATAGCTGACGTGGATAATCAACATTCGCGGGGCCGTCACCTATTGAAAGATAAAGAACCGGTTCCGAGACTGATTGAAGGACACGGGCTTCGAGAGCGTCGAAAAGCGAAACTAATCAGTGACGGATTTAATCCGGAGCCATACGATACTCAACTTCGAGGAATTATACATCCGCCAAGCAACTATGGCTACCAGACTAATGAAAAATGGGTTGTAGAAAATGGCAAGTCCGAAAATCTAAAAAAGTCGCTTGATAAAATTGTCGAAGACCTTGATACCAAAGAAACTGGCAGTGCCGATGTGGAAATAAGCGAAGGAACATTGCAACAGTTGCGGGACATGGGTTACGCCTAA
- a CDS encoding glycosyltransferase, which translates to MPSPEVSIILPTLNEEEFIEEAIDSLLAQTFEDFEVLIIDGGSSDGTIGKINEYSDERIDLFIKQGLGFSSSLNFAIDRAKGKYIARVDSDDFSMEDRIEKQVDFLNKNPDVGVVGVGNKSIDTIREEEYDRYYPTEDLQIRKEMAKGIPLIHSGVMARREILITSGLYDGTINDIEDLELWTRVGQHTKFANINEILVERKIRPDSTWHSKYGLWRRNLTLIWFNIKAVRSFSLPTRYYVFPLLRLFYILLPPAIKKQVRKVFSRFREDY; encoded by the coding sequence ATGCCATCCCCTGAAGTAAGCATTATCCTACCGACTTTAAATGAGGAAGAGTTCATAGAGGAAGCAATTGATTCATTGCTTGCGCAAACTTTCGAAGATTTCGAAGTTTTGATTATTGACGGGGGTTCATCAGATGGAACAATTGGCAAAATAAATGAGTATAGTGATGAAAGAATAGATTTGTTTATTAAGCAAGGACTGGGGTTTTCTAGTTCTCTCAACTTCGCTATCGACAGAGCAAAAGGAAAATACATTGCTCGAGTTGACTCTGATGACTTTTCTATGGAGGATAGGATTGAGAAACAAGTGGACTTCCTAAATAAAAATCCTGATGTGGGGGTAGTTGGCGTCGGAAACAAGTCTATCGATACGATTCGTGAAGAGGAATACGATCGATACTATCCAACTGAGGATCTCCAAATTCGAAAAGAGATGGCAAAGGGAATTCCACTTATACATAGTGGCGTAATGGCTCGGAGGGAAATACTTATTACTTCTGGATTGTATGACGGAACTATTAATGATATTGAAGATTTGGAACTTTGGACAAGAGTAGGCCAGCACACTAAGTTCGCCAATATAAATGAGATTCTTGTTGAAAGAAAAATCCGTCCTGATAGTACATGGCACTCTAAATACGGCCTATGGAGAAGGAACCTCACACTCATTTGGTTTAATATTAAAGCTGTACGGTCCTTCTCTCTACCAACTCGTTATTATGTATTTCCGTTGCTACGTCTCTTTTATATACTTCTCCCTCCGGCAATAAAGAAGCAAGTGCGAAAAGTGTTCTCTCGGTTCAGAGAAGATTACTAA
- a CDS encoding O-antigen ligase, whose translation MKYADIVLGLAVFSYILVYRSSIIIEPKFSLSFSFFLVVVLTSLARSPVSLSGQGFLDVLRYITGFLTSLLTFNYIYRKEISFKQVRNVFVISTVVSCAIAITVSVLFLVGYQPGWVKSMLSGVNQARAKPFYYDPNQYGSVLTIGYVLSFHIVYDLYSNGKSTPLVILSGLLPSFIGIGIVATGSRTGLGILILTTALFIMSCIYSLTDFSIKISHFSTLIIIILSSVLVFFDRFLYLFNMRFLRSGSVVAGIRNRITLWKGAIVSWENYPFLGLGPNNYFFGLPFEVSARSSHNIYVGILSQFGVVGLASSIAIIFIPLTRLGRDIICRRNVISSFVFISLSSLLFWGVFLDIYKSRQFWFLIGLALGVSNSGKRGDAKDFTKTLETSNR comes from the coding sequence GTGAAATACGCAGATATCGTTCTTGGACTAGCGGTTTTCTCATATATACTTGTCTATAGAAGCTCAATCATAATTGAACCAAAATTCAGTCTTTCATTTTCATTTTTCTTAGTAGTTGTGTTAACTTCATTAGCTAGGTCACCAGTAAGTCTATCTGGTCAAGGGTTTTTAGACGTGCTTAGGTATATTACTGGATTTCTCACGTCCCTACTCACCTTTAATTATATATATCGTAAAGAGATATCATTCAAACAAGTAAGGAATGTTTTTGTTATATCCACGGTAGTTAGTTGTGCGATTGCAATTACTGTCTCCGTGCTTTTTCTAGTGGGATATCAGCCTGGTTGGGTAAAGAGTATGCTCTCCGGAGTCAATCAAGCACGTGCAAAACCATTTTATTACGACCCTAATCAATATGGTAGCGTTCTAACTATTGGTTATGTATTATCTTTCCACATAGTATATGATTTATATTCTAATGGTAAATCGACACCCCTAGTTATCCTCTCAGGGCTTCTTCCGTCATTTATTGGAATAGGGATTGTGGCCACAGGGTCGCGGACAGGATTAGGAATCCTAATCTTGACCACAGCACTTTTCATTATGTCATGCATTTACTCATTAACGGATTTTTCAATTAAAATTTCTCATTTTTCCACCCTAATAATTATCATTCTATCGTCAGTTCTAGTGTTTTTTGACCGATTTTTGTATTTGTTTAATATGCGTTTCCTACGTTCAGGATCAGTAGTTGCGGGGATACGTAACAGAATTACCCTTTGGAAAGGAGCAATAGTGAGTTGGGAGAATTATCCGTTTCTTGGACTTGGTCCTAACAATTATTTCTTCGGACTTCCGTTCGAGGTATCCGCTCGCTCATCACATAATATCTATGTGGGAATACTTTCTCAATTTGGGGTTGTAGGTCTCGCTTCGTCTATAGCAATAATTTTCATTCCGTTAACAAGGCTTGGTAGAGACATTATCTGTCGGCGAAACGTCATCTCGTCTTTTGTATTTATTTCGCTCTCATCCTTATTATTTTGGGGCGTGTTTTTAGATATTTATAAATCAAGGCAGTTTTGGTTTCTAATAGGTCTTGCACTTGGAGTATCAAATTCTGGTAAAAGGGGCGACGCTAAGGATTTTACAAAGACGTTAGAGACCTCAAATCGATAG
- a CDS encoding FkbM family methyltransferase — MPLYETELIRGARSQIETGDKITIIGGGWGVSTVVAAQEAGEEGKVVTYEGATKQVKRTQQTLLLNDTLAEVSIIHAVVGKTKNLRGDAGRPEQINPDQLSPCDGLIMDCEGAEMDILTDLRIRPRFIVVETHGLYDAPTEKVKEKLVEMEYEIAASGVAEEWKKEDCYENDVYVLTAVKEETSENKS, encoded by the coding sequence ATGCCCCTCTATGAAACGGAACTCATTCGGGGTGCTCGTAGTCAGATTGAAACCGGTGACAAAATAACCATTATTGGCGGTGGGTGGGGTGTTTCCACCGTGGTAGCGGCACAAGAGGCAGGTGAAGAAGGGAAAGTTGTAACATACGAGGGTGCAACTAAACAGGTGAAACGAACTCAGCAAACCCTCCTTCTTAATGACACTCTAGCAGAGGTTTCCATCATCCACGCTGTTGTCGGTAAGACGAAAAACCTACGAGGGGATGCAGGCCGTCCAGAGCAGATTAATCCGGATCAATTGTCTCCTTGTGATGGGCTCATAATGGACTGTGAAGGAGCGGAAATGGATATTTTGACCGATCTACGCATTAGACCACGCTTTATTGTCGTCGAGACTCACGGTTTGTATGATGCTCCGACTGAAAAAGTGAAAGAGAAATTGGTGGAAATGGAGTATGAAATAGCAGCATCAGGTGTAGCTGAGGAGTGGAAAAAGGAGGATTGTTATGAAAACGATGTCTATGTCCTTACAGCTGTCAAGGAAGAGACCTCGGAAAACAAATCATGA
- a CDS encoding glycosyltransferase family 4 protein — translation MNDRITRDEMQKVAIVHPDLMQKGGAESVAMHILEALQDNYEVYLITYTNPDISELNSFFDTTVKDVEIERIDGPSQWFNKVVQERVVMLKNVILCRHANAQSSNYDLLISTKNELGLNPPSIEYIHSPTFDTSQLPSSQQNKPGTARQIYKELCMRLSNINQSVLDTTQLLSNSEWTANVFERTYGRRPTPVYPPINTSIFESPPWENRENGFVVVGRIHPSKNLLKLINIVEKVRSRGHDVHVHFAGPPSKGQYHEVISRKHQDLPFVHLEGELSRRELISLISSHKYALHGKEFEHFGMSIAEYVAAGSIPFLPKSGGQVEIVDGKSELLYSSLSGAVEQIEAVITDKELQEEIREDLRGATEKFNKKRFEEEILEIVTAVCKG, via the coding sequence ATGAACGATAGGATAACACGAGATGAAATGCAGAAAGTTGCAATTGTCCATCCTGATTTAATGCAAAAAGGGGGAGCGGAGTCAGTCGCTATGCATATTTTAGAGGCATTACAGGATAACTATGAAGTTTATTTAATTACTTACACTAATCCCGACATTAGCGAATTAAATAGTTTCTTCGACACTACAGTCAAAGACGTTGAGATAGAACGGATTGATGGTCCTTCTCAATGGTTCAACAAGGTTGTCCAAGAACGGGTCGTTATGCTTAAAAATGTAATCCTCTGCCGTCACGCTAATGCTCAATCTTCGAACTACGACCTTCTTATCAGCACTAAGAATGAACTGGGTTTGAATCCTCCTTCAATAGAGTACATTCATTCGCCCACCTTTGATACCAGTCAACTTCCTTCTTCACAGCAGAATAAACCTGGGACTGCAAGACAAATTTATAAGGAATTATGTATGAGGTTGAGTAACATCAATCAAAGCGTGTTAGATACGACACAGCTTTTATCGAACTCCGAATGGACAGCGAACGTCTTTGAAAGAACGTATGGGCGACGACCCACTCCAGTTTACCCGCCAATCAATACTAGTATATTTGAAAGCCCTCCTTGGGAGAATCGCGAAAACGGGTTTGTAGTTGTTGGCCGTATTCACCCAAGCAAGAATTTACTGAAGCTTATCAATATTGTCGAAAAAGTCCGGTCAAGAGGTCATGATGTACACGTCCATTTTGCTGGTCCTCCATCTAAGGGGCAGTACCACGAAGTGATTTCAAGGAAACATCAAGACCTACCCTTCGTCCACTTAGAGGGTGAACTGAGTAGACGAGAACTTATTTCGCTTATTTCTTCCCATAAGTATGCACTTCACGGGAAAGAGTTTGAACATTTTGGAATGTCTATTGCTGAGTACGTTGCTGCTGGATCCATTCCTTTTTTACCAAAAAGTGGCGGACAAGTAGAAATTGTTGACGGGAAATCGGAACTCTTGTACTCATCGTTAAGTGGAGCTGTAGAACAAATTGAGGCGGTAATTACTGATAAGGAGTTGCAGGAAGAAATCCGCGAAGATCTACGCGGTGCTACAGAAAAGTTTAACAAAAAACGTTTTGAAGAGGAAATACTAGAAATAGTAACGGCTGTCTGCAAAGGGTAA
- a CDS encoding sulfatase: MREQPNIILFVLDTVRASSVSAYSEFSPKTTPFFDSFAEENVMYEQCISTAPWTLPAHASLFTGLFPSNHGVNSWEDSLSPSIDTLAGLLHSEGYQTVGVTNNSWVSDLFGLARGFDDFYKIWQLIQTEKDLIETSRLSKDKSSVETLKHITKDILSGNPVVNTINGFYGKFLHNRHDHGATRINKIVKKWLIDEWDRENPFFLFANYLEPHLEYDPPKETALKFLNDSDLNKARSVPQEPLEHMFGKNPINDDDLSLLQQLYKAELLYLDRKLEEIYEFLDEIGAREDSVVVFLGDHGENIGEHGLMSHFYSLHDTLVRVPCAVKTGDGHQRLVESQIQTTDLFSLILHEAGVDKSEVTNPNGAILPPPYAEEGRKYAISELLGTNPPEKAVDRRTDGDYDATKFQDYQHPRQAIRTPKRKLVHKADGSRTTYKINGFNEKQTTLQDKEDLLEGIEPWISKSKIDSGGEDNKLDGSTKSRLQDLGYL, translated from the coding sequence ATGAGAGAGCAGCCTAATATCATTTTGTTTGTTCTTGATACCGTTCGTGCTTCAAGTGTTTCTGCTTACTCTGAGTTTTCACCGAAAACAACCCCGTTTTTCGACTCCTTTGCTGAAGAAAACGTTATGTACGAACAATGTATTTCTACAGCCCCGTGGACACTACCTGCACACGCTTCTCTTTTTACCGGGTTGTTCCCCAGTAATCACGGTGTTAACAGTTGGGAAGATAGCCTTTCGCCGTCGATTGATACTTTAGCAGGTCTTCTTCATTCGGAGGGGTACCAGACTGTTGGAGTCACGAATAATTCATGGGTGAGCGACCTTTTCGGCCTGGCTAGGGGTTTCGACGACTTCTACAAAATTTGGCAGTTAATTCAAACTGAAAAGGACCTTATTGAGACTAGTCGCTTATCGAAGGACAAATCATCAGTTGAAACTCTTAAGCATATTACCAAGGATATACTATCTGGAAATCCAGTTGTGAATACTATTAACGGTTTTTATGGAAAGTTTCTTCATAATCGCCATGACCACGGTGCAACAAGGATAAATAAAATAGTTAAAAAATGGTTAATCGATGAATGGGACCGAGAAAATCCATTCTTTCTCTTTGCTAATTATTTAGAGCCTCATTTAGAATACGATCCACCAAAAGAGACAGCCCTCAAATTCCTCAACGATAGTGATTTGAATAAGGCTCGTTCTGTCCCACAAGAACCATTGGAACATATGTTCGGGAAAAATCCAATCAATGATGATGATTTAAGTCTACTACAACAGTTATATAAAGCCGAGCTTCTGTATCTTGACAGAAAGTTAGAAGAGATTTATGAATTTCTCGATGAAATAGGGGCGAGGGAAGACTCTGTTGTGGTATTTTTAGGAGATCATGGTGAGAATATTGGCGAACACGGATTAATGAGCCACTTCTATTCATTACACGACACCTTAGTTCGGGTTCCGTGCGCTGTCAAAACCGGTGATGGCCATCAAAGGTTAGTGGAATCCCAGATTCAAACCACGGATCTATTTTCACTGATCCTTCATGAGGCTGGAGTGGATAAAAGTGAGGTCACAAACCCGAACGGAGCTATCCTTCCCCCGCCGTACGCAGAAGAAGGGCGAAAGTATGCTATTTCGGAACTCTTAGGAACAAATCCTCCTGAAAAAGCTGTAGATAGACGAACTGACGGCGATTATGATGCTACGAAATTTCAGGACTACCAACATCCTCGACAGGCCATCAGGACACCAAAGAGGAAACTAGTACACAAGGCAGATGGAAGTAGAACCACGTACAAGATTAATGGCTTCAATGAAAAACAAACGACTCTTCAAGATAAAGAAGACCTTTTAGAAGGAATCGAACCTTGGATTAGTAAATCCAAAATAGACAGTGGTGGAGAAGATAACAAACTAGATGGTAGTACTAAATCACGCCTCCAAGATCTCGGGTATTTGTAA